One window from the genome of Methyloradius palustris encodes:
- a CDS encoding helix-turn-helix domain-containing protein yields MAIKKEYALTRAEFDEAIVTLRLNVSEVSKETNIPRSYMSEFRNGDRQLRPEHLAKLKDYFESKGIVFEDSPPEPASHPPATLPNAPPLAAAPYKFLPVYLDVDQPAVIKTQGVIQDNDARLAVLLQQTASRDDGFFSESEFSEDTQEALQEVFTLMAANYVLWRSLSGWPALGLSASGADPQTIKDIVFETFREALVKAGLFRDAPPDEPDEEAETEEELPA; encoded by the coding sequence ATGGCGATCAAAAAAGAGTATGCCCTCACTAGGGCAGAGTTTGACGAAGCGATAGTCACCCTTCGATTAAATGTTTCTGAGGTCTCGAAAGAAACAAACATCCCCCGCTCATACATGAGCGAATTTCGTAACGGTGATCGGCAGCTCAGGCCTGAACACCTGGCTAAATTAAAAGACTACTTTGAAAGCAAAGGTATTGTTTTTGAGGATAGCCCTCCTGAGCCAGCAAGCCATCCTCCTGCAACACTTCCCAACGCCCCACCACTCGCGGCAGCCCCTTACAAGTTCTTGCCCGTCTATCTTGATGTAGACCAGCCAGCGGTAATCAAGACGCAAGGTGTTATCCAAGATAATGACGCCAGGCTAGCGGTATTGCTTCAACAAACGGCTAGTCGTGATGACGGCTTTTTTAGTGAGAGTGAATTCAGCGAAGACACCCAAGAGGCTTTACAAGAGGTCTTCACGCTGATGGCGGCCAACTATGTCCTCTGGCGCTCTTTGAGTGGATGGCCTGCTCTCGGCTTATCAGCAAGCGGTGCAGACCCTCAAACCATTAAAGATATTGTATTTGAGACCTTTCGTGAGGCGCTTGTAAAAGCTGGCTTATTCAGGGATGCACCCCCTGACGAACCAGACGAAGAGGCCGAAACAGAAGAGGAGCTACCAGCATGA